Proteins from a single region of Primulina tabacum isolate GXHZ01 chromosome 5, ASM2559414v2, whole genome shotgun sequence:
- the LOC142546311 gene encoding putative glycosyltransferase At5g03795 — MADSSSSSSSSSKLVYFVIFPLIFLFGLVIILNQKPSSWLSSSPYVILKKGVGAPPPATAPEVDQPPAMMENEDRKELSDLEKVEASLARARATIQEARRNNETSYDSEYVPTGPMYRDPISFHRSYLEMENLFKIYVYEDGEPPLFHYSKSLGILGIEGILIHQLEISRFRTGDPRQAHVYFVPMSMQSIATYAYERNNRAWSPLQNIARDYVNLIATKYPYWNRTLAHDHFILACHDWGPTISHGVPHLYKNSIRVLCNANTTEGFKPSTDVSMPEIYLPDGTMDGLIGGPGPSERSVLVFYAGGIHGDIRQALMDQWKDKDPDVRIHEYLPKNVSYYGMFRKSKYCICPSGWEVASPRMVEALYMGCVPVLLKNHYAKPFDDVLDWGTFSVDVGVNEIADLKKILTAIPAGKYMEMQRVGVLVRRHFEVNFPPKRFDVFHMILHSVWLRRINIQLNDAHET, encoded by the exons ATGGCGGATTCTTCGTCTTCGtcatcttcttcttcaaagcttgtgtattttgtaatatttccattgatttttttattcgGGCTTGTGATTATACTGAACCAGAAGCCTTCTAGTTGGCTCTCGTCTTCACCTTATGTGATATTAAAGAAAGGAGTTGGTGCACCGCCTCCCGCCACTGCGCCTGAGGTGGATCAGCCACCAGCG ATGATGGAGAATGAAGATAGAAAAGAGCTCAGCGATTTGGAGAAGGTGGAGGCCAGTCTAGCTCGAGCTCGGGCAACGATTCAAGAAGCTCGACGAAACAACGAAACGTCATATGATTCAGAGTATGTTCCCACTGGTCCAATGTACAGAGATCCCATATCTTTTCACAG GAGCTACTTAGAAATGGAGAACTTGTTCAAGATATACGTGTACGAGGACGGGGAGCCACCTCTGTTCCATTACAGCAAGAGCCTTGGAATTCTTGGCATCGAAGGTATACTCATTCATCAACTCGAAATCAGCCGATTTCGTACCggagatcctagacaggcacaTGTTTATTTCGTCCCGATGAGTATGCAATCCATAGCCACGTACGCGTATGAGCGCAACAATCGTGCTTGGAGTCCGCTGCAAAACATAGCAAGAGACTATGTGAATCTCATAGCTACCAAGTATCCTTACTGGAATCGAACACTCGCGCACGATCATTTCATTCTTGCTTGCCATGATTGG GGCCCAACTATTTCTCATGGCGTACCTCACCTATACAAGAATTCGATCCGAGTTCTATGTAATGCGAACACGACAGAAGGATTCAAGCCCTCCACTGATGTCTCCATGCCAGAGATATATCTCCCTGATGGCACGATGGACGGCCTGATAGGGGGACCAGGGCCGTCAGAACGTTCTGTTCTAGTTTTCTACGCTGGCGGCATCCATGGTGACATCAGGCAAGCTCTAATGGATCAGTGGAAAGATAAAGATCCAGACGTCCGAATCCACGAGTACCTCCCGAAGAACGTTTCTTACTATGGAATGTTTCGGAAGAGCAAGTATTGTATCTGTCCCAGTGGATGGGAAGTAGCTAGTCCAAGAATGGTGGAAGCCCTTTATATGGGGTGCGTTCCCGTGCTTCTCAAGAACCATTATGCTAAACCGTTTGACGACGTTTTGGATTGGGGGACGTTTTCGGTTGATGTTGGGGTAAATGAGATTGCTGATCTGAAGAAGATTTTGACGGCCATTCCTGCAGGCAAGTACATGGAAATGCAAAGGGTAGGTGTTCTAGTAAGGAGACATTTCGAGGTTAATTTCCCCCCGAAACGGTTCGATGTTTTTCATATGATACTGCATTCGGTGTGGCTGAGGAGGATTAATATTCAGCTTAATGATGCACATGAAACTTGA